A region from the Sandaracinus amylolyticus genome encodes:
- a CDS encoding thiolase family protein, whose amino-acid sequence MKNKTIFLAAGLRTPFTRVDGGLAGRDAITMSAPVMQAMAAKVRGRIDVAAWGTVIPNLGWSNLAREAWLEAKLDPTVPTFSVVMQCSTSMVAAFNVAGVVAHGGAELGMAGGVESMSHVQMGLTPRLSDSFRKIARARSWKARSAAIGEVKPRDVRIQVQAIANRATGKSMGQHSDETAYEWKIARADQDALALEGHRRAVAAQKRGFFDDLIVSVDGVSKDAFPRAETSLEALAKLPPAFDRERGTATAGNSSPLTDGAAGVWVASEEGLARLPASTPRARLVDYELAAIDLYSEGLLMAPAYAIPRLLARNGLRYDDIALWEIHEAFSAQILYQLAALDSPAFLKEKARVEADLGKVPRDRLNPNGGSVALGHPFGATGARILSQALKELSKLPRGSKAIVSICADGGVGSVALLEV is encoded by the coding sequence ATGAAGAACAAGACGATCTTCCTCGCCGCCGGGCTCCGCACACCGTTCACGCGCGTCGACGGTGGCCTCGCGGGCCGCGACGCGATCACGATGAGCGCGCCGGTCATGCAGGCGATGGCCGCGAAGGTGCGCGGCCGCATCGACGTGGCGGCGTGGGGCACGGTCATCCCGAACCTCGGCTGGAGCAACCTCGCGCGCGAGGCCTGGCTGGAGGCGAAGCTCGATCCGACGGTGCCGACGTTCTCGGTGGTGATGCAGTGCTCGACCAGCATGGTCGCCGCCTTCAACGTCGCGGGCGTGGTCGCGCACGGCGGCGCCGAGCTCGGGATGGCGGGCGGCGTCGAGAGCATGAGCCACGTGCAGATGGGCCTGACGCCGCGGCTCTCGGACTCGTTCCGCAAGATCGCGCGCGCGCGCAGCTGGAAGGCGCGCTCCGCGGCGATCGGCGAGGTGAAGCCGCGCGACGTGCGCATCCAGGTGCAGGCGATCGCGAACCGCGCGACCGGCAAGAGCATGGGGCAGCACTCGGACGAGACCGCGTACGAGTGGAAGATCGCGCGCGCCGATCAGGACGCGCTCGCGCTCGAAGGACATCGCCGCGCGGTCGCCGCGCAGAAGCGCGGGTTCTTCGACGATTTGATCGTGAGCGTCGACGGAGTGTCGAAGGACGCGTTCCCGCGCGCCGAGACGTCGCTCGAGGCGCTCGCGAAGCTGCCGCCCGCGTTCGATCGCGAGCGCGGCACCGCGACCGCGGGCAACTCGTCGCCGCTCACCGACGGCGCGGCAGGCGTGTGGGTCGCGAGCGAAGAAGGTCTCGCGCGACTGCCCGCTTCGACGCCGCGCGCGCGGCTCGTCGACTACGAGCTCGCCGCGATCGATCTCTACAGCGAAGGGCTGCTGATGGCGCCCGCGTACGCGATCCCGCGCCTGCTCGCGCGCAACGGGCTGCGCTACGACGACATCGCGCTCTGGGAGATCCACGAGGCGTTCTCGGCGCAGATCCTCTATCAGCTCGCAGCGCTGGACTCGCCCGCGTTCCTGAAGGAGAAGGCGCGCGTCGAGGCGGACCTCGGCAAGGTGCCGCGCGATCGGCTCAACCCGAACGGCGGCAGCGTCGCGCTCGGCCATCCGTTCGGCGCGACCGGCGCGCGCATCCTCAGCCAGGCGCTGAAGGAGCTCTCGAAGCTGCCGCGCGGCTCGAAGGCGATCGTGAGCATCTGCGCGGACGGGGGCGTCGGCAGCGTGGCGCTCCTCGAGGTCTGA
- a CDS encoding MBL fold metallo-hydrolase, protein MDLTYLGTATLALRAGSTTLLTDPVFDPVGSKYDFGLWFTPRAWFASEKLYASPATPRGPFDAVLLSHDHHADNLDQAGRDLVADEAKVSRVLTTVPSARRLARPRGMDDAPGKGLGLGGRAQGLRPGASARVGDVTITATPARHGPSYAPQAHQVTGFLIDVDHGPRIWISGDTVMFPALDSELRRIGRDRPVDVAVVHCGAVGFPRALGFSHARFTFDAAEAITACELVGARTVVPVHRAGWAHFREPEPTLRAAFDATPLADRTRWLEVGSTLPF, encoded by the coding sequence ATGGACCTGACGTACCTCGGCACCGCGACGCTCGCGCTGCGCGCGGGCAGCACCACGCTGCTCACCGATCCCGTGTTCGATCCCGTGGGGTCGAAGTACGACTTCGGGCTCTGGTTCACGCCGCGCGCGTGGTTCGCGTCGGAGAAGCTCTACGCGTCGCCGGCGACGCCGCGTGGGCCCTTCGACGCGGTGCTGCTCAGCCACGATCACCACGCCGACAACCTCGATCAGGCGGGGCGCGATCTCGTGGCCGACGAGGCGAAGGTCTCTCGCGTGCTCACGACGGTGCCGAGCGCGCGGCGGCTCGCGCGACCGCGCGGGATGGACGACGCGCCGGGCAAGGGCCTCGGGCTCGGTGGTCGCGCGCAGGGGCTGCGGCCCGGCGCGAGCGCGCGCGTCGGAGACGTGACGATCACCGCGACGCCGGCGCGGCACGGGCCCTCGTACGCGCCGCAGGCACATCAGGTGACGGGCTTCTTGATCGACGTCGATCACGGGCCGCGCATCTGGATCTCGGGCGACACGGTGATGTTCCCCGCGCTCGACAGCGAGCTGCGACGCATCGGGCGCGATCGACCGGTCGACGTCGCGGTGGTGCACTGCGGCGCGGTCGGCTTTCCGCGCGCGCTCGGCTTCTCGCACGCGCGCTTCACGTTCGACGCTGCCGAGGCGATCACGGCGTGCGAGCTCGTCGGGGCGCGCACCGTCGTGCCGGTCCATCGCGCCGGCTGGGCACACTTCCGAGAGCCCGAGCCCACGCTGCGCGCGGCGTTCGACGCGACGCCACTGGCGGATCGAACGCGCTGGCTCGAAGTCGGCAGCACCCTCCCCTTCTGA
- a CDS encoding alpha/beta hydrolase — MNEEMIASADGTEIFVRSWLPPRAPRAVLAVVHGFKSHSGLYDWAGPRLAETGLAVYALDLRGHGKSGGERLYAEKMSEFTDDVDALVNLARSRHPGLAVFMLGHSAGGVVSCMYVLEHQKELAGFICESFAHEVPAPDFVLAVLKGLSHITPHAHVLKLEDEGYSRDPKFVERIKNDPLIPKIAYPALTVAEMVRADERLKQGDFEKITLPVLILHGTADRVTLPRGSERFQEKGGSKDKTLKLYPDHFHDLLNDVGREGVLADITQWIAARIPR; from the coding sequence ATGAACGAAGAGATGATCGCGAGCGCGGACGGGACCGAGATCTTCGTGCGGTCGTGGCTGCCGCCGCGCGCGCCGCGCGCGGTGCTCGCCGTGGTGCACGGATTCAAGTCGCACAGCGGGCTCTACGACTGGGCCGGCCCACGCCTCGCCGAGACCGGGCTCGCGGTGTACGCGCTCGATCTGCGCGGACACGGCAAGTCGGGCGGCGAGCGCCTCTACGCCGAGAAGATGTCGGAGTTCACCGACGACGTGGACGCGCTCGTGAACCTCGCGCGCTCGCGCCATCCGGGGCTCGCGGTGTTCATGCTCGGACACAGCGCCGGCGGCGTCGTCTCGTGCATGTACGTGCTCGAGCACCAGAAGGAGCTCGCGGGCTTCATCTGCGAGAGCTTCGCGCACGAGGTGCCCGCGCCCGACTTCGTGCTCGCGGTGCTGAAGGGGCTCAGCCACATCACGCCGCACGCGCACGTGCTGAAGCTCGAGGACGAGGGCTACTCGCGCGATCCGAAGTTCGTGGAGCGGATCAAGAACGACCCGCTGATCCCGAAGATCGCGTATCCCGCGCTCACCGTCGCCGAGATGGTGCGCGCCGACGAGCGCCTCAAGCAGGGCGACTTCGAGAAGATCACGCTGCCCGTGCTCATCCTCCACGGCACCGCGGATCGCGTGACGCTCCCGCGCGGCAGCGAGCGCTTCCAGGAGAAGGGCGGCTCGAAGGACAAGACGCTCAAGCTCTATCCCGATCACTTCCACGATCTGCTGAACGACGTCGGTCGCGAGGGCGTGCTCGCCGACATCACGCAGTGGATCGCAGCGCGCATCCCGCGCTGA